A genomic window from Ananas comosus cultivar F153 linkage group 22, ASM154086v1, whole genome shotgun sequence includes:
- the LOC109727705 gene encoding uncharacterized protein LOC109727705 isoform X2, producing MESIASSASISASSSNLSLFFPRRSFSRRPPSLLPIASSNNREDDHNLHSEAESTSLAPIHNPSFSISPFSKDAAMGLVLSAATGRGWTTGSGMEGPPIPAESDLADRRVSTFPWSLFTKSPRRRMLVAFTCNVCGQRTTRAINPHAYTDGTVFVQCCGCNVFHKLVDNLNLFHGMNCYVNPSFLSKGDTPFTFPDSDDDDGDNIFPIL from the exons ATGGAGTCCATCGCCTCCTCCGCGTCgatctccgcctcctcctctaacctctccctcttcttccccAGGCGAAGCTTCTCGAGGCGccccccctccctcctccccaTCGCCTCTTCCAACA ATCGCGAGGATGATCACAATCTCCACTCCGAAGCCGAGAGCACAAGCCTCGCGCCAATTCACAACCCTAGCTTCTCCATCTCCCCCTTCTCCAAG GATGCGGCGATGGGGTTGGTGCTGAGCGCGGCGACGGGGAGAGGGTGGACCACGGGATCGGGGATGGAGGGCCCTCCGATCCCCGCCGAATCGGATCTCGCCGATCGCCGCGTCTCCACCTTCCCCTGGTCCCTCTTCACCAAGTCCCCGCGACGCCGCATGCTCGTGGCGTTCACGTGCAACGTGTGCGGCCAACGCACCACGCGCGCCATCAACCCCCACGCCTACACCGACGGCACCGTCTTCGTTCAG TGCTGCGGGTGCAATGTGTTCCATAAGCTGGTGGACAATCTGAATCTGTTCCATGGGATGAACTGCTACGTGAATCCAAGTTTCCTCTCCAAAGGAGATACCCCTTTCACCTTCCCTGATTCTGACGATGACGATGGTGATAACATCTTTCCTATTCTTTGA
- the LOC109727705 gene encoding uncharacterized protein LOC109727705 isoform X1: MESIASSASISASSSNLSLFFPRRSFSRRPPSLLPIASSNSNREDDHNLHSEAESTSLAPIHNPSFSISPFSKDAAMGLVLSAATGRGWTTGSGMEGPPIPAESDLADRRVSTFPWSLFTKSPRRRMLVAFTCNVCGQRTTRAINPHAYTDGTVFVQCCGCNVFHKLVDNLNLFHGMNCYVNPSFLSKGDTPFTFPDSDDDDGDNIFPIL; encoded by the exons ATGGAGTCCATCGCCTCCTCCGCGTCgatctccgcctcctcctctaacctctccctcttcttccccAGGCGAAGCTTCTCGAGGCGccccccctccctcctccccaTCGCCTCTTCCAACAGTA ATCGCGAGGATGATCACAATCTCCACTCCGAAGCCGAGAGCACAAGCCTCGCGCCAATTCACAACCCTAGCTTCTCCATCTCCCCCTTCTCCAAG GATGCGGCGATGGGGTTGGTGCTGAGCGCGGCGACGGGGAGAGGGTGGACCACGGGATCGGGGATGGAGGGCCCTCCGATCCCCGCCGAATCGGATCTCGCCGATCGCCGCGTCTCCACCTTCCCCTGGTCCCTCTTCACCAAGTCCCCGCGACGCCGCATGCTCGTGGCGTTCACGTGCAACGTGTGCGGCCAACGCACCACGCGCGCCATCAACCCCCACGCCTACACCGACGGCACCGTCTTCGTTCAG TGCTGCGGGTGCAATGTGTTCCATAAGCTGGTGGACAATCTGAATCTGTTCCATGGGATGAACTGCTACGTGAATCCAAGTTTCCTCTCCAAAGGAGATACCCCTTTCACCTTCCCTGATTCTGACGATGACGATGGTGATAACATCTTTCCTATTCTTTGA